A DNA window from Camelina sativa cultivar DH55 chromosome 13, Cs, whole genome shotgun sequence contains the following coding sequences:
- the LOC104735513 gene encoding E2F transcription factor-like E2FD, whose amino-acid sequence MEALGLGHQPYSRKEKSLGLLVSNFLKLYNRDGVDLIGLDDAAGKLGVERRRIYDVVNILESIGLVARRGKNQYSWRGFGEVPRALAELKEEGMKEKFGVVPFVTKSEMVLYEEERQESFKLTPEDQDNSPSLKLDNKKERSLWQLSQSFVKLFLCSDDDLITLDGATKALLNDPQDPTTMRTKVRRLYDIANVFSSMNLIEKTHIPETKKAAYRWLGSIDISENKFLTASASSSDRIETKKAAYRWLGSIDISENKFLTASASSCDRIEPKKRAFGTEITNFSAKRNKANCSKDRKHNGKQNTSRAIKEEPVDVKPDVTIAFGSSTPAGASGMNNLRPRLGVIEALSSMYQPQYCNPALFGLLAHYKETFESCKEEFGRK is encoded by the exons ATGGAAGCTCTCGGTCTCGGTCACCAGCCTTACAGCCGCAAGGAGAAGTCTCTCGGACTTCTTGTCTCCAA ttttttgaaACTGTACAACCGCGACGGTGTTGATTTGATTGGTCTCGATGATGCCGCCGGGAAAttag GAGTTGAACGTCGGCGTATCTATGATGTGGTCAACATATTGGAGAGTATTGGG CTTGTTGCGAGAAGAGGGAAGAATCAGTACTCGTGGAGAGGTTTTGGAGAAGTCCCTCGTGCTCTCGCTGAACTCAAA GAAGAAGGAATGAAAGAGAAGTTTGGGGTTGTCCCTTTTGTGACCAAGTCGGAGATG GTCTTGTATGAGGAAGAAAGACAAGAATCTTTCAAGTTAACTCCTGAGGATCAAGATAACTCACCATCCCTCAAACTTG ACAACAAGAAGGAGAGATCTCTCTGGCAACTTTCTCAGAGCTTTGTGAAGCTGTTTCTATGCTCTGAT GATGATCTGATCACACTCGATGGGGCTACCAAAGCATTGCTGAATGATCCACAGGATCCAACGACTATGAGAA CCAAAGTTAGGCGCCTTTACGACATTGCAAATGTGTTTTCCTCAATGAACCTAATTGAAAAG ACTCATATTCCAGAGACTAAGAAGGCGGCATATAGGTGGTTGGGATCCATAGACATATCTGAAAACAAATTCCTTACTGCTTCTGCAAGCTCAAGTGATCGTATTGAGACTAAGAAGGCGGCATATAGGTGGTTGGGATCCATAGACATATCTGAAAACAAATTCCTTACTGCTTCTGCAAGCTCATGTGATCGTATTGAGCCTAAAAAGCGGGCATTTGGGACCGAGATCACCAACTTTAGCGcaaagagaaacaaagcaaaTTGTTCTAAAGACCGCAAGCATAACgggaaacaaaacacaagcagAGCAATCAAGGAAGAACCAGTTGATGTGAAACCTGACGTGACGATTGCCTTTGGATCATCCACTCCCGCTGGCGCTTCTGGGATGAACAACCTTAGGCCAAGACTTGGAGTTATCGAGGCCCTTTCTTCTATGTACCAACCACAATACTGCAATCCTG CGTTATTTGGTCTTCTTGCGCATTACAAAGAGACATTTGAGTCATGCAAAGAAGAGTTTGGTCGGAAATGA
- the LOC104735514 gene encoding uncharacterized protein LOC104735514, whose protein sequence is MAAASARAFFMLSRVTDLSKKKLILHQPPPSSSSPRRLLPYAPNLAVSSSSSSAVISCLSGGGVSSDDSYVSTRRSKLDRGFAVIANLVNRIQPLDTSVISKGLSDSAKDSMKQTISSMLGLLPSDQFSVSVTISEQPLYRLLISSIITGYTLWNAEYRVSLRRNFDIPVDPRKEEDQSLEDDVRFGLEKGVGEDLGNCVEELERLSPQVFGDLSPEALSYIQHLQSELSTMKEELDSQKKKALQIECDKGNKNDLLDYLRSLDPEMVTELSQLSSPEVEEIVSQLVQNVLEKIFEGQTTSNFMENPGVRTTEGDDGTGRKVDTSRDYLAKLLFWCMLLGHHLRGLENRLHLSCVVGLL, encoded by the exons ATGGCGGCCGCATCAGCGCGTGCCTTCTTCATGCTCTCTCGTGTTACTGActtatcaaagaagaagctaatcCTTCACCAACCACCGccttcttcctcatctcctcGCCGGTTGTTACCTTATGCTCCGAATCTTGCGGTgtcgtcttcctcctcctccgctgtAATTAGCTGTCTCAGCGGTGGTGGAGTTTCATCCGACGATTCGTATGTATCTACTCGTCGGTCTAAGTTGGATCGAGGTTTCGCTGTGATCGCGAATTTGGTGAATCGGATCCAGCCGCTTGATACGTCTGTTATCTCCAAAGGCTTATCCGATTCAGCTAAGGATTCGATGAAACAGACGATTTCTTCTATGCTTGGACTCCTTCCTTCCGATCAATTCTCCGTTTCCGTTACCATCTCCGAGCAGCCTCTCTATCGTCTCCTTATCTCTTCCATCATCACTGG GTATACGTTGTGGAATGCGGAGTATCGTGTATCACTGAGGAGGAACTTTGATATACCGGTTGATCCTAGAAAGGAGGAGGATCAGTCTTTGGAAGACGATGTTAGATTTGGTTTGGAGAAGGGAGTGGGTGAGGATTTAGGGAATTGTGTTGAGGAATTAGAGAGACTGAGTCCTCAGGTGTTTGGAGACTTGTCACCTGAAGCGTTGAGTTATATTCAGCATTTGCAGTCTGAGTTATCTACCATGAAAGAG GAGCTAgattcacaaaagaagaaagctttacAGATAGAATGTGACAAAGGAAACAAGAATGATTTGTTGGATTATTTGCGTTCCTTAGATCCCGAGATG GTGACCGAGTTATCTCAACTGTCTTCACCAGAAGTGGAAGAGATCGTGAGCCAACTTGTTCAAAATGTATTAGAGAAGATCTTTGAAGGCCAGACGACTTCAAATTTCATGGAAAATCCTGGCGTAAGGACGACAGAAGGTGATGATGGAACGGGTAGAAAAGTAGACACTTCAAGGGATTACCTTGCAAAGCTCCTTTTCTG GTGCATGCTATTGGGACATCATTTAAGAGGTTTGGAGAATAGATTACATCTGAGCTGTGTTGTTGGGTTGCTGTAA
- the LOC104735515 gene encoding caffeoylshikimate esterase-like: MGLHPVSEANTSSPFGSLSAAEFYSRHSVAHSSAYVTNPTGLKLFTQWWTPLNRPPLGLIAVVHGFTGESSWFLQLTSVLFAKSGYLTCAIDHQGHGFSDGLTAHIPNINLIVDDCISFFDDFRNRHSTSYFLPSFLYSESLGGAIALYITLRQKHQWNGLILSGGMCSISHKFKPRWPLQHLLTLAATLIPTWRVVPTRGSISGVSFKEPWKRKLAFANPNRTVGRPRAATAYELVRVCEELQSRFEEVEVPLMIVHGGDDVVCDPASVEELYRRCSSKDKTIKIYPGMWHQLIGESEENVDLVFRDVLDWIKERSESPPLKLVEKLKNSG; the protein is encoded by the coding sequence ATGGGACTCCACCCAGTCTCAGAGGCTAACACCTCAAGCCCCTTTGGCTCTCTATCCGCTGCAGAATTCTACTCCCGCCACTCCGTCGCCCACTCCTCCGCCTACGTCACCAATCCTACCGGCCTTAAACTCTTCACCCAATGGTGGACTCCACTCAACCGTCCACCACTCGGCCTCATTGCTGTCGTCCATGGCTTCACTGGCGAATCCAGCTGGTTCCTTCAACTAACCTCCGTCCTCTTTGCCAAATCCGGTTACCTCACTTGTGCCATCGACCACCAAGGCCACGGCTTCTCAGACGGTTTAACCGCTCACATACCAAACATTAACCTTATCGTTGACGACTGCATTTCCTTCTTCGATGACTTCCGTAACCGTCACTCAACCTCCTACTTTCTCCCTTCCTTCCTCTACTCCGAGTCTCTAGGTGGCGCAATCGCTCTCTACATTACCCTCCGTCAAAAACACCAATGGAACGGTCTTATACTTAGCGGTGGAATGTGTTCCATCAGCCACAAATTCAAACCTCGGTGGCCGTTACAACACCTCTTAACCCTAGCAGCTACACTCATCCCCACCTGGCGTGTCGTCCCCACTCGCGGCTCCATCTCTGGCGTCTCTTTCAAGGAGCCCTGGAAGCGGAAACTCGCCTTCGCTAACCCTAACAGAACCGTAGGTCGACCACGAGCCGCCACGGCCTACGAGCTCGTACGAGTCTGCGAGGAACTTCAAAGCAGGTTTGAAGAAGTTGAAGTCCCGTTAATGATCGTACACGGCGGAGACGACGTCGTCTGTGATCCGGCCTCTGTCGAGGAGCTTTACCGGAGATGCAGTAGTAAAGACAAAACGATAAAAATTTATCCAGGGATGTGGCATCAGCTGATTGGAGAGTCGGAAGAGAACGTCGACTTGGTTTTCAGAGATGTTTTGGATTGGATTAAGGAACGATCTGAATCTCCACCATTGAAACTGGTAGAAAAGCTTAAAAACTCCGGCTAA